The following coding sequences are from one Acidobacteriota bacterium window:
- a CDS encoding cation-translocating P-type ATPase has translation MAEVAGAGAVCAQCGVTMRGSGPAPAPDLFCCYGCALVHRIAGAGSRRREPEWILARLGLAAFLTMNVMAMALVLYADDPAAAVDEPLRAGIAGALRYVSLLFSAPVLFLLGWPIVERGWRDARRGAPGVDALIAIGALAAFALSAWSTVAGHGPVYYETACMILLLVTLGRYLEARARSSAAASLRGLVSAEPRGATVVRGGRLIEVDPASVLPGEIVRVAPGGVIPVDGLVVDGEGGVDESGLTGESAPARRKVGDAVYAGANSVDGAFAIRATATGAERMAAKIEAMLEAARRSRAPIERLADRVAALFVPAAIALAAIAGALRTVDPGAGAGVMRALSVLLIACPCALGLATPLAVWEALGAAARRGVVVRRGEALERLARVRTVYFDKTGTLTDGTPRVSAIAPAGCSEADLLRVAAALESFSAHPYARAIAEAAASRALPVAAVRGVRVHAGAGVGGEVSLDGESFFAAAVGGGEMLRRAGVEPPAGAGAGAGARAFVAANGRVIGSVDFAESLRPGAARATAELRRLRVGVEILSGDTPEAADRLARAMNLRGLGGLSPAGKVAAIERGERARGPAAMVGEGMNDAPALARASLSIALGSGSAAAREAADVGLRNDDLTLVPWLLDLSRRTVRTIRINLFWAFVYNLVLIPLAMAGGLQPILAALAMIASSLLVAAHSRSLAREGRARASAPSGARAAGGGVVEAWAR, from the coding sequence ATGGCTGAGGTAGCGGGAGCGGGCGCCGTCTGCGCGCAGTGCGGCGTGACGATGCGGGGGAGCGGTCCCGCCCCGGCGCCCGATCTCTTCTGCTGCTACGGCTGCGCTCTCGTGCACCGAATCGCCGGCGCCGGATCGCGACGCCGCGAGCCGGAGTGGATCCTCGCGCGCCTGGGACTCGCCGCCTTTCTCACGATGAACGTGATGGCGATGGCCCTCGTGCTCTACGCCGACGATCCCGCCGCCGCGGTGGACGAGCCGCTCCGGGCCGGGATCGCGGGCGCCCTCAGGTACGTCTCGCTCCTCTTCAGCGCGCCGGTCCTGTTCCTGCTGGGGTGGCCCATCGTCGAGCGCGGGTGGCGCGACGCGCGGCGCGGGGCCCCCGGAGTGGACGCGCTGATCGCGATCGGCGCCCTCGCGGCCTTCGCCCTGAGCGCCTGGTCGACCGTCGCCGGGCACGGGCCGGTCTACTACGAGACGGCGTGCATGATCCTTCTCCTCGTCACGCTCGGGAGGTATCTCGAGGCCCGCGCCCGCTCGAGCGCCGCGGCCTCGCTCCGTGGCCTCGTCTCGGCGGAGCCGCGAGGCGCGACGGTGGTCCGGGGCGGGCGGTTGATCGAGGTCGACCCGGCCTCGGTCCTTCCCGGCGAGATCGTGCGCGTCGCCCCGGGCGGCGTCATCCCCGTCGACGGCCTCGTCGTCGACGGCGAAGGGGGAGTCGACGAGTCGGGCCTCACCGGGGAGTCGGCGCCGGCGCGCCGAAAGGTGGGGGACGCGGTGTACGCCGGCGCGAACAGCGTCGACGGGGCCTTCGCGATCCGGGCGACCGCCACGGGCGCCGAGAGGATGGCCGCGAAGATCGAGGCGATGCTCGAGGCGGCCCGGCGGTCGCGCGCGCCGATCGAGAGGCTCGCCGATCGCGTCGCCGCGCTCTTCGTCCCCGCCGCGATCGCCCTGGCGGCGATCGCGGGCGCTCTCCGGACGGTGGACCCCGGGGCGGGCGCGGGGGTGATGCGGGCCCTCTCGGTGCTCCTCATCGCCTGCCCCTGCGCGCTGGGGCTCGCCACGCCGCTGGCGGTGTGGGAGGCGCTCGGCGCGGCGGCGCGGCGGGGCGTGGTGGTGAGGCGCGGGGAGGCGCTCGAGCGCCTCGCGCGCGTGCGCACCGTCTACTTCGACAAGACGGGGACGCTGACCGACGGGACCCCCCGCGTCTCGGCGATCGCCCCGGCGGGCTGCTCCGAGGCCGACCTGCTGCGCGTCGCCGCGGCCCTCGAGTCGTTCTCGGCCCATCCGTACGCGCGCGCGATCGCGGAGGCCGCGGCGTCCCGCGCGCTTCCCGTCGCCGCGGTCCGGGGCGTCCGGGTTCACGCGGGGGCCGGTGTCGGCGGCGAGGTGTCGCTCGACGGGGAGAGCTTCTTCGCCGCGGCGGTGGGGGGGGGCGAGATGCTGCGTCGCGCCGGAGTCGAGCCGCCGGCCGGCGCGGGGGCCGGCGCGGGCGCGCGCGCCTTCGTGGCGGCGAACGGGCGCGTGATCGGGAGCGTCGACTTCGCCGAATCGCTCCGACCCGGCGCGGCCCGGGCGACCGCGGAGCTGAGACGGCTGCGGGTCGGCGTCGAGATCCTGAGCGGCGACACGCCCGAGGCGGCGGATCGCCTGGCGCGCGCGATGAACCTTCGCGGCCTCGGGGGCCTCTCGCCGGCCGGGAAGGTGGCGGCGATCGAGAGGGGCGAGCGGGCTCGCGGGCCGGCGGCGATGGTGGGCGAGGGGATGAACGACGCCCCGGCCCTCGCGCGGGCGAGCCTGTCCATCGCCCTCGGGAGCGGCTCGGCGGCGGCGCGCGAGGCGGCCGACGTGGGCCTTCGGAACGACGACCTGACGCTCGTCCCCTGGCTGCTCGATCTCTCGAGGAGAACCGTGCGCACGATCCGCATCAACCTCTTC